The Bradyrhizobium sp. CCBAU 051011 DNA segment CCTATCGCGCAGCAATGGACCGCATGCACGGCCCCATGATGCAGGGCATCGCCAATGTCGATCCCGACCAGGCCTTCGTGCTCGGCATGATCCCGCACCATCAGGGCGCGGTCGATATGGCCGAGATCGTCCTGAAATTCGGCAAGGATGCCCGAAACCAGCACCTTGCGCGCGAGATCATCGACGCCCAGCGGCGAGAGATCGGCGAGATGCGCGAATGGCTCAAGCAGAAGAACATTCCGCAACCCTAGGGAACGGCGACGAGCACAAGCGAACCGACTTGCGACGTCATGAGGACTCGGTTGAAGCGTGTTTTGATTACCGGTATGTCCGGAACAGGGAAGAGCGCCGTTGCTCGGGAGCTCGTCGCAAGGGGCCATCGGGCCGTGGACCTGGATACGCCGGAATGGTCCGAGTGGGTCGACAGCGCGCCCACGGACACGCTGACACCAGCGGAGGGAAAGGACGGGGTCTGGCGCGAAGACCGCGTCAGAACGCTTCTCCTGACGCAAGATCAAGCACCTTTGTTCGTCAGCGGTTGTGCCGAGAACATGGGGCGGCTGTTTTCTTTGATCGATATAGTCATTCTCCTGTCCGCTCCTGTCGCGACGATCATGAAGCGGCTCGAAGCGCGCTCGGCGGAGGGCTACGGCAGAACCGACGGGGAACGTCAGAAGGTTTGCGAACTTCTCGCGACGATCGAACCGCTGCTAAGACAATCAGCCGACCATGAGATCGACACGAGCGGCCCGGTAGAAGCTACGGTCGATGAGATTCTCAAGGTCATCTAAGGAGCGACGCCGGAGCGGTCCGCTGTCGAGAGCTGTCTCGCATGTGCGAGCTGTCACGGTATTGGCAGCCGAGGAGCGATGGACTGATAGGAACGCCTAAGGCCGCCGAACATCGCACGCGCTGCGACAACGAATTCCGTTCGGTGTGAACTGGCGGGGCGGATCGCAGGAAATCGTGGATTCTGCCCTTCCTGAGAGAGGGGTGACAGTTCATTCCGGAGACATGGGTTACACAATCGGGCCTTTTGCGGGGAGCGCAAAATGCCCTGGAAGGCGTGTAAACCCATGGATGAGCGTCTAAAATTCATTGCCCGGCGGCTGGACGGGGAGCGGATGGCGGGCCTTTGCCGCGAGTTCGGCATCTCCCGCAAGACCGGCTACAAGATCTTCTCGCGCTACAACGAGATTGGCTTGGAAGGGCTCACCGACCGCTCGCGCCGGCCCTATCGCCATGCCAACCAGCTGCCCACCCAGATCGAGACGCTGATCGTGCGCTTGAAGCAGGACAAGCCGAGCTGGGGCGCCCCAAAGATCAGGGAACGGCTGGCCCGGCTTTATCCGGATGTGCACACGCCCGCGATCAGCACCGTGCATGCGGTGCTCGATCGTCATGGCCTGGTCAAGCGGCGAACCCGACGACGCAACCGGGCTGAGGGCACCACACTCTCTCACCCGGCCCAACCGAATGAGCTGTGGTGTGCCGACTACAAGGGCGAGTTCATGCTCGCCGATCGCCGCTACTGCTATCCGCTGACCATCACCGACTTTGCCAGCCGTTATCTCATTGCCTGCGAAGCCTTGCACACCACCAAGGAAGCCTATGCCTTCTCGGTGTTTGAAAGCGCATTCAAGGAGTTTGGCCTGCCGCAGGCCATCCGCACCGACAACGGTGTTCCCTTTGCCAGTCCCAATGCGCTGTTCGGATTGAGCAGGCTGTCGGTCTGGTGGCTCAGGCTCGGCATCGCGATCGAGCGGATCAAGCCAGGCAACCCGCAGCAGAACGGCCGCCACGAGCGGATGCATCTGACCTTGAAGTTGGAGACCATCAAGCCGGTCGCGCGCAACTTCCTGCAGCAGCAGGCCAGGTTCGACGATTTCATCGACGGCTACAACAACGAGCGGCCTCACCAAGCGCTCAACATGCAGTGCCCGGCCGAGCGCTATATCCCCTCAAGGCGGATCTACCAGGGCCTGCCGGACCTTGATTATCCCTTCCACGACAGGACCGCGACCGTAACGACATGCGGCCGTATCTGCTTCAACCGGCAGAAAATCAACCTCAGCGTGGTCTTCGCTGGGCAGAACGTCGGGATTAAGCAGGTGAGCGACAGGATTTGGCTCGTCACCTTCATGAACTATAATTTGGGTTACTTCGACGACGAGACATGCAGACTCGAACCGATAGACAACCCGTTCGGCCCAAAGGTGTTACCTATGTCTCCGGAATAAACCGTAACCCATGTGTCCGGAACGGACCTTCGGCGATTGGCGCACCCGACACGATTCGAACGTGTGACCTTTGCCTTCGGAGGGCAACGCTCTATCCAGCTGAGCTACGGGTGCGTTGGGGCATCCTTTAGCCGATTGGCCGGGCAGGGGCAACGCCCCATGCCGGGGTTGGTGAGACCAAGGGAGACCAAGGTGGCGGCCGGTAACCACGTTCTCGACGCAAAATTCCGATCCGTTCCCGTTAATTGGTGCTAGTCTTGGCGTGTTGAACCATGGATGGGGACGTCCGATGTATAAGAAGGTTCTTCTCGCCTATGACGGTTCGGTCGAGGGGCGGCGTGCGCTGCGGGAGGGCGCAAAGCTCGCACAACTCTGCCGTTCCGAGGTTTTTTTGCTCGCCGTCGTCGAGGTTTCCTCGATCATGACACCCGAGGCCGGGCTGACGATCCCGATCGAACTTCAGACCGAGGATTACAAGGCCATCCTGAACGAAGGCGCCGAGCGGCTGAAGGCGCTGGGATTTACGCCGACCGTGCGGCTCGAGGTCGGCGATGCCGGGCAGAAAATCGCCGAGGTCGCCGAAGAAATCGGCGCGCATCTCGTGGTCGTCGGGCACCGCCCGCAGGGGGCGCTGGCGCGCTGGTTCGGCTCGATCGGCAGCTACCTGGTCAAGCGCCTGCGCTGCAGCGTGCTGGTGGCGCAGACCGAGATCAGCGACGCCGAGTTCGAGCGGTTGAAGCCGGCGGAGGCGACGGCCTCGGGCTAGACATAGGCTAGTTCGTGGGAACGATGACCTTGCCGATCGGCCATAGCGCGATCCCGGCAAGCTTCAGGTGTGCCCAGGCGAAAGGAATCCCAATGATGGTCACGGCCAGCAACACCGCCGTGACCACATGCCCGAGCGCCAGCCACCATCCCGCCAGCACCAGCCAGATGATGTTGCCGATCACCCCGAGCGGCCCGGTGCCGATATCTTCCTGCCCGGTATAGGCGTCGCGCGACACCGCGGTGAAACCGAACGGGAACAGCGTGTAGGCCGCGATGTTGAACGCGGCCCGCGCCCAGGGAATTCCGATGATCGTGATCGCCATGACGATGGCGGCAACCAGCCAGCCGAACGCCATCCATGCGCCGCCGAGAACGATCCAGATGATATTGAGAAGCAGCGAGACCGGAGACATGACCGAGAACTTAGCTTGCCGTGGATGCGATTGAAATCGAAAACAGCCCTGCGAGCGGAACCCGATTTGCCCCGTGCCTCGCAGCCGCTAAACTCATTTGCCTAACGACCGGGCAACAGCGTCGACAGGGAGAAACGTTCATGCGTCCACTCGAATTCGGCTGGTATCTGCCAACGCATGGCGACACCACGGCCTATGGCCTGATGGACGCGCAGATTCCGGGCTCGCCTGAACTGTGCGACCGCGTGGTGCAGGCGGCGGAACAGGCCGGCTTCGAATATCTCCTGATCCCGGTCGGCTCGGTGTGCTGGGAAGCATGGATCACAGGCGCGTTCATGGCGGCGCGTTCATCGTCGATCAAGCCGCTGATCGCGGCGCGACCGGGCTACATCAATCCCGTGCTGCTGGCGAAGATGATCTCGACCTTCGACCAGATGTCGGGCGGGCGAATCTGCATCAATCTGATCGCCGGTCAGAACGAGAGCGAGGTCGAAGGGGAGGGCGTGCTCTACCCGAAGGAAGCGCGCTATGAGTTGATGGAGGAGGAAGTCTCGATCCTCAAGGCGCTGTGGACCACGCGCGGGCCGGTAAACTTCGAGGGAAAGTTTCACAAATTGTCCGGCGCCCATATCCGGCCGCGGCCGCACCAGCAGCCGTTTCCGAAATTCTATCTTGGCGGTGGCTCGCGACAGGCCTGGGAATTGTCAGCCAAACATTCCGACGTGCATCTGTTCTGGGGCGACCTGCCGGAAAAGATCGCCTCGAACATCGCCGAGATCAGGGCGATGGCGCGCGCGCATGGACGCGAGAACGACATCGGTTTCGGCATGCGGCTGCAGGTGATCTGCCGCGAAAACGAGGCCGACGCCTGGGAGGCTGCCGACCAGCTGGTGCGGCACGCCACCGAGCGGCAGAAGCAGGAAATCAAGACGCTTTACAACAAATCGGAAGCGAACATGCGCGTGCAGCAGCTTGCCCGCGAGCACGGCGATCTCTTGCTGCCGCATCTTTGGACCGGCATCACAAAAGTCCGTCCCGGCGCCGGCATTGCCGTCGTCGGTAATCCCGTCCAGTGCGCCGAGACCCTGCAGCAATTCATCGATGCCGGCTGCCACTCGTTCTGCCTGTCCGGTTATCTGCATGACGAGGAGCCGAGCGCTTTGGCCGGCTGATCCGTGCCATTCTGGCCGAGAACAATCGCGGCCGGTGGGCGGCGTAAGGCAGAGGTGCGGCGGTCATGCTGCAGTGCATCCGTAAGACCACCTGACACGGGGCTGCTGCTGCGGTGCGCTAGTTTGCAAGCCTTTATATCACTCGCGATGGTTTTAGCCCGGCGCTAAAGTCGGGCCGTTTCAACTGGGTACCGCCAAATGAGTGGGTCGAGCTCGGTCCTCGCCTGGAGCTCCGCGCTGGAGGACTTCGCGCTGTTTCGAACGCTCAGTTCCGAACAGCGGCTGAAGGCTCTCAGCGCCATGGTCCGCCAGGATCTGGTGCGTGGGCAGATGCTGGTCGCGCAAGGCGGGCCGTCGGATTCGCTCTTCCTCGTGCTGCACGGCGCGCTTGCGGTGCGCAAGACCGGCTATCTCGAACCGATCGCTGAACTTCGAGCCGGCGAACTCGTCGGCGAGATCGGCTTCTTCGCCAATGTCCCGCGCACGGCCGATGTGATCGCGATCCGCGACACCAGCGTGCTGGCGTTGACTCGTCCTGCCTACCAGAAGCTCGTCGAGGAGGCTCCCGCCATCGTCGAAGCGCTGCTCGCGGCGCTGGCGCGGCGGTTCGCCAGGGAGACTGCGCGCATCGCGCCATTCCGCACCTCGCCGAAGGCGCGAACGGTGGCGCTGATCGGCGGCGGATTGGAGCCGCTGCCGGGCGCTTTCGAGCGCCGGATCCGCGAGGGGCTCGCCGCGATCGATGCCGAGATTGTCGACGCCGACCGTCTGCAGGCGATGTTTCCCGGCCGCGTGCTCGATGCGCATGATGTGACCGAGTGGCTCAACAAGCTCGAACACGCCGCGCCGCTGGTGGTCTATCTCGGTGGCCATGAGGCGTCGCCCTGGGCGCGCAAGGCCATCCGCCAGGCCGACATGGTCGTGTTCGCCTGCCGCGGCGATGCGCCGGCAGCCGCATTGACGGATATCGAGGCCTTTGCCTGCGAGGTTCATTCCATTTCGGCCCGACGCCTTGTACGCGTTCATGACCGGCGAAGCGGCGAGGTTTCTCGCACCGCGGCCTGGCTTGCCCGGCTGCCGTCCTTCATGCATCACCACGTCGCCCTCGAAGACCAGGTCGATATCGACAGCCTGATCCGCTTTCTGTGCGGCCGGGCAATCGGCTTCGTCGCTGCAGGCGGTGGCAGTTTTGGCACGGCGCATGTCGGGATCTACAAGGCGTTTCGCGAACGCGGCGTGATGTTCGATATCTTTGTCGGCACCAGCGTCGGCTCCGCGATGGTGGCGGGATTTGCCAAAAACCTCGAAGCCGAGGATCTCGAGCGCGGGACGCACGAAATCTTCGTCAGAAGCAGAAGCTTTCGGCGGCCGACCTGGCCGCGTTACGCGCTGCTGGACCACAAGGCCTTCGATCGCGCGCTGGCCCATCAATACGGCCCCGACTGCCGGATCGAGGATTGCTGGCGGCCGTTCGCCGCCGTCGCCACCAACCTGTCGACCCACAATCTCGAACTGATCCGCTCGGGGCCGCTATGGCAGGCGGTGCGGGCATCGAGCGCGATCCCGGGGCTGTTGCCGCCGTTCTACACGGCGGAAGGCGCGATGCTGGTCGATGGATGCCTCATCGACAACGTCCCGCTCGCCTCGATGCATCAGCTCAAGAGCGGCCCCAATCTGGTCGTGCATTTCGGCGAGCCTGCGGCGGAGATGTTCGACGTCGATTATGCCTCGCTGCCGGGACGGCTGGAGCTAATCGCCGCCATGCTGACGCCGTTCCGCAAGAAGCTGCTGCCCGCAGCGCCGAGCGCAGTCAACGTGCTCTGGCGCAGCCTCGTGGCGCATCAGCGCTACGATACGCTGCCGGTCGGGCCATTCGATACGGTGATGCGTCCGCCGCTTCCGCTCGATATCGACGTGACGGATTTCGATCGTCACACGGAAATCTTCGAGGCCTCCTACCTCTGGGCCAGGGAAGCGATCGCGGCGCTGGAGGCGGGGGGCAGTTCGGCGATCGAGGCGATACTCGATACCGGCGCGCTGGAACGGCGTCAGGCGACGGCCGTCGCGGCCTCCAATCGCACGCCGAGCAGTCGCCTCGCCTCGGCCGCGGGCTTGGGTGCGCTGAACAGGTAACCCTGCATCTGCGTGCAGCCGAGCTGGCGCAGCATCTCGCGCTGCTGCTCGGTCTCGACGCCTTCCGCAGTCGTGGTCATGCTGCGGGCGGCTGCGATATTCACCACCGCCTGCACGATTGCCGCCGAACCGTCGACCTCGATGTCGCTGACGAAGCAGCGGTCGATCTTGATCTTGTCGAACGGGAACCGCTTCAGATAGCTGAGCGAGGAGAAGCCGGTGCCGAAATCGTCGAGCGCGATGCGCACGCCGATGGCGCGGAGCTGATGCAGGATGGCGAGTGCGGTCTCGTCGTCATGGATCAGCACCGCCTCGGTGATTTCGATCTCGAGCCGGTCAGGCGCCAGGCCGGAGGCGGCCAGCGCGCCGGTGATCCGCAGCGCCAGCGTCGGCGACTTCAACTGGACTGGCGACACGTTGACGGCGATCCTGACCCGGGACGGCCAGCCGGCCGCCTCGGTACAGGCGGTCTGCAGCACCCAGACGCCGAGTTCGTTGATCAGGCCGGTATCCTCGGCGACCGGAATGAATTCGGCCGGCGAGACCATGCCGCGCTCGGGATGGCGCCAACGCAACAGCGCCTCGCAGCCGGTCACCTCATTGCT contains these protein-coding regions:
- a CDS encoding AAA family ATPase; amino-acid sequence: MSGTGKSAVARELVARGHRAVDLDTPEWSEWVDSAPTDTLTPAEGKDGVWREDRVRTLLLTQDQAPLFVSGCAENMGRLFSLIDIVILLSAPVATIMKRLEARSAEGYGRTDGERQKVCELLATIEPLLRQSADHEIDTSGPVEATVDEILKVI
- a CDS encoding IS481 family transposase, with protein sequence MPWKACKPMDERLKFIARRLDGERMAGLCREFGISRKTGYKIFSRYNEIGLEGLTDRSRRPYRHANQLPTQIETLIVRLKQDKPSWGAPKIRERLARLYPDVHTPAISTVHAVLDRHGLVKRRTRRRNRAEGTTLSHPAQPNELWCADYKGEFMLADRRYCYPLTITDFASRYLIACEALHTTKEAYAFSVFESAFKEFGLPQAIRTDNGVPFASPNALFGLSRLSVWWLRLGIAIERIKPGNPQQNGRHERMHLTLKLETIKPVARNFLQQQARFDDFIDGYNNERPHQALNMQCPAERYIPSRRIYQGLPDLDYPFHDRTATVTTCGRICFNRQKINLSVVFAGQNVGIKQVSDRIWLVTFMNYNLGYFDDETCRLEPIDNPFGPKVLPMSPE
- a CDS encoding universal stress protein — translated: MYKKVLLAYDGSVEGRRALREGAKLAQLCRSEVFLLAVVEVSSIMTPEAGLTIPIELQTEDYKAILNEGAERLKALGFTPTVRLEVGDAGQKIAEVAEEIGAHLVVVGHRPQGALARWFGSIGSYLVKRLRCSVLVAQTEISDAEFERLKPAEATASG
- a CDS encoding YccF domain-containing protein; this translates as MSPVSLLLNIIWIVLGGAWMAFGWLVAAIVMAITIIGIPWARAAFNIAAYTLFPFGFTAVSRDAYTGQEDIGTGPLGVIGNIIWLVLAGWWLALGHVVTAVLLAVTIIGIPFAWAHLKLAGIALWPIGKVIVPTN
- a CDS encoding LLM class flavin-dependent oxidoreductase: MRPLEFGWYLPTHGDTTAYGLMDAQIPGSPELCDRVVQAAEQAGFEYLLIPVGSVCWEAWITGAFMAARSSSIKPLIAARPGYINPVLLAKMISTFDQMSGGRICINLIAGQNESEVEGEGVLYPKEARYELMEEEVSILKALWTTRGPVNFEGKFHKLSGAHIRPRPHQQPFPKFYLGGGSRQAWELSAKHSDVHLFWGDLPEKIASNIAEIRAMARAHGRENDIGFGMRLQVICRENEADAWEAADQLVRHATERQKQEIKTLYNKSEANMRVQQLAREHGDLLLPHLWTGITKVRPGAGIAVVGNPVQCAETLQQFIDAGCHSFCLSGYLHDEEPSALAG
- a CDS encoding patatin-like phospholipase family protein → MSGSSSVLAWSSALEDFALFRTLSSEQRLKALSAMVRQDLVRGQMLVAQGGPSDSLFLVLHGALAVRKTGYLEPIAELRAGELVGEIGFFANVPRTADVIAIRDTSVLALTRPAYQKLVEEAPAIVEALLAALARRFARETARIAPFRTSPKARTVALIGGGLEPLPGAFERRIREGLAAIDAEIVDADRLQAMFPGRVLDAHDVTEWLNKLEHAAPLVVYLGGHEASPWARKAIRQADMVVFACRGDAPAAALTDIEAFACEVHSISARRLVRVHDRRSGEVSRTAAWLARLPSFMHHHVALEDQVDIDSLIRFLCGRAIGFVAAGGGSFGTAHVGIYKAFRERGVMFDIFVGTSVGSAMVAGFAKNLEAEDLERGTHEIFVRSRSFRRPTWPRYALLDHKAFDRALAHQYGPDCRIEDCWRPFAAVATNLSTHNLELIRSGPLWQAVRASSAIPGLLPPFYTAEGAMLVDGCLIDNVPLASMHQLKSGPNLVVHFGEPAAEMFDVDYASLPGRLELIAAMLTPFRKKLLPAAPSAVNVLWRSLVAHQRYDTLPVGPFDTVMRPPLPLDIDVTDFDRHTEIFEASYLWAREAIAALEAGGSSAIEAILDTGALERRQATAVAASNRTPSSRLASAAGLGALNR